The window TCGAATCGATAGAAAAAATCATCGACGCTTCCTCATTGGAACCCGTTTCGCGCCAAGAGACGGATAGGTTTGTGGGCCGGCATGAAGTGGCCGAGTTGACGCTCCATACGAAAAAGCCGGTTGCCTTTGACATCCACTCCGAGATCGTTTCTACAGGCCGCTTTGTTATTGTCGATGGTTTCGACGTGGCGGGTGGCGGCATCATTGCCCCGGGCAATTACCCGCGCCGGACTCATGACTCGGCCAATAAGAGCAACAATATCTACTGGAGCCTGGGCAAGATAACCACGCGCCAGCGCGAACTGCGCAACGGCCATCGCGGCTGCGTCATCTGGCTGACTGGCCTGTCGAGTGCCGGCAAATCTACCATCGCCACCGAACTCGAACGCGAGCTGTTCGCGCTCGGGCGGCACGCCTATGTGCTGGATGGCGACAATATCCGCCATGGCCTCGGGGCGGACCTCGGTTTTTCCCCCAAAGACCGCGCCGAGAACATCCGGCGCATCGGCGAGGTGGCGAAACTATTTGCCGATGCCGGGGTGATTTGCATCACTGCCTTTATTTCTCCATACCGGGCAGACCGCGACCTGGTCCGCAAGATTCTTCCCGAAGGCCGTTTTATCGAGGTCTTTGTCAATGCGCCGCTGGAAATTTGCGAGCAGCGCGACCCCAAAGGTCTCTATGCCAAGGCGCGCGCGAAAGAGATCAAGGAATTTACCGGCATCTCCGCCCCGTACGAGGCGCCGCTTACGCCCGAGCTCGAATTGCGCACCGACCAGTTGACAGTGGCCGAATCGGTGACACACATCCTCGATTACCTGCAGGTCCAGGACACCGAAACCGCCATTTCGATCTGAGGCGTTTTTTCACACGCAGGTCTCGCGCCCGATGTAGGAGACGACGTACGTAAGGAGTCTCTTGACCAGTCTCTGAACTCTCCCTTGAATTCTCTGTTCCGCGAGCGGATGATGGAAACGACTAAAGAGTAGCCGTGAAAAGGCGCCTGTCTATCGGTCTAGGTCTCGTGGGAACCATAATCCTGGCTGGCCTTTTGGTGTCTGTCCCGCATTCCAGCCGCCCAACCTACCAGGGCAACACTGTAACCGAATGGGCGTTGCGCGCGAATTCGGGAGACCCACTCGCGACGCGCGCCCTGAAATCCATGGGTCAGCGTGCGGTCCCCGAGTTGCTCGGTCTATTGCAATATCACCGGTCTTTTTTAGGAACGAGACTGCGGTCTCTTACACCGAGCCTGGGGTCGCCATGGCGCGGTTTGGTTCCACGAAAGGTGCTCCAGCCTGATGCGTTCGTGTATCGGGAGGCCGGTGCGCATGGGCTTGGCATCCTTGGCAGTCAGGCCAACGCTGCGGTTTATCCTCTGGCCAAGGCGTTGCGGGAAAAGGAAGGGCGCGTCCGCTGGGAGGCGGCTTCAGCCCTGGGTAGCATTGGCCAGGATTCGGTGCCTGCGCTCATCGAGGCTCTGAAAGCTCCCGATGTCATGGTGCGGCGCGCCGCGGCCTTTGCTTTAGGCCAAATCGGCCCAAGGGCTGCGCCTGCAGTGCCGGCTCTCATTGCACGGCTCCAGGACACAAACGAGCAGGTCGTGTCTTCCGCATCCCACAGTTTATCCACTATTGGTCTGCCCGCAATTCCAGCCCTAATGGAAGCGATCGAGCATGGGGATGCTCGCGCCCGCGAAGCTGGGGCTAGAGCATTTGATTCAGTTTACCCTTCTCTGATAGCGGCAGTGCCGGCGCTGTTGGACCAGGCAAACGCTTCATCAACCACTGCACGGAAGGAAGCCTTAGAAGAACTCGGCGCCG is drawn from Verrucomicrobiia bacterium and contains these coding sequences:
- a CDS encoding HEAT repeat domain-containing protein gives rise to the protein MKRRLSIGLGLVGTIILAGLLVSVPHSSRPTYQGNTVTEWALRANSGDPLATRALKSMGQRAVPELLGLLQYHRSFLGTRLRSLTPSLGSPWRGLVPRKVLQPDAFVYREAGAHGLGILGSQANAAVYPLAKALREKEGRVRWEAASALGSIGQDSVPALIEALKAPDVMVRRAAAFALGQIGPRAAPAVPALIARLQDTNEQVVSSASHSLSTIGLPAIPALMEAIEHGDARAREAGARAFDSVYPSLIAAVPALLDQANASSTTARKEALEELGADRFARKPVIETLARALGDKSLEVRSAAALALGRIGRRAADAIPQLQKATSDPDASVRSAARLALLKIRGDDIIDCGDSFNPRETTRRRGMVGGLRKSLMDWRTHQELNLKPSDP